A single window of Streptomyces griseoviridis DNA harbors:
- a CDS encoding MFS transporter: protein MATTTPAGVRAHAKHGGGSTGPSGDVPMTHRQIMEALSGLLLGMFVAILSSTIVSNALPEIIGDLGGGQSAYTWVVTSTLLAMTAATPLWGKLADLYNKKALVQIALVIYVLGSAAAGLSQNPAMLIACRVVQGIGVGGLSALAQIVMAAMISPRERGRYSGYLGATFAVATVGGPLLGGVITDTSWLGWRWCFYVGVPFAVIALIVLQKTLHLPVVKRDVKVDWAGAFFISAAVSLLLVWVTFAGDKYDWLSWQTAVMVAGSLLLGLIFVYVESRAKEPIIPLRLFRNRTITLSSLASMFVGVAMFSGTVFFAQYFQLARDKSPTMSGVMTIPMIGGLFVSSTVSGQFITRTGKWKAWLVSGGVLITAGLGLLGTIRYDTDYWKTAVFMALLGLGVGMMMQNLVLSTQNQVDPADLGSASSTVTFFRSLGGAMGVSALGAVMASRITDYAQDGIADLGPKYASLAGSGSSGAIPDMDKLPAPLRTVMESAYGHGIADVFMIAAVMALLALLVTLFIKEVPLRTRGALAQTAGDEEPATAEIPAQASAPGQVTATAADGVATADGLGTAPEDTRRLAALATADRPEQQFADAGGIPVHGFVRGAESAPVPQAAVTLISLAGRQLGRSVAQADGSYTLDAPGTGSYVLIASADGFQPQASTIVVNGDAVAYDILLSGTSGLNGLVRAAQTGLAVKDAMVIVTDVRGDLLATGTTGENGEFGFAELVPGAVTVAVNAAGFRPRALPVEVGGAGVTRIEVDLDAGAQLQGVVRAPHGPLADARVTLVDAAGNVVGTATTGIDGAYAFADLDGGEYTVIATGYPPAATALTVTGPGVDGHDIELAHPGE, encoded by the coding sequence ATGGCAACGACCACACCAGCCGGTGTGCGGGCTCATGCCAAGCACGGGGGAGGATCCACCGGTCCCTCCGGCGACGTCCCCATGACGCACCGGCAGATCATGGAAGCACTCTCCGGCCTGCTGCTCGGCATGTTCGTGGCGATCCTGTCGTCCACGATCGTCTCGAACGCCCTCCCGGAGATCATCGGCGACCTCGGCGGCGGCCAGTCCGCCTACACCTGGGTCGTCACCTCGACGCTGCTGGCCATGACGGCCGCCACCCCGCTGTGGGGCAAGCTCGCCGACCTGTACAACAAGAAGGCGCTCGTCCAGATAGCCCTGGTCATCTATGTGCTGGGCTCGGCGGCCGCCGGCCTGTCGCAGAACCCGGCGATGCTCATCGCCTGCCGGGTGGTGCAGGGCATCGGCGTCGGCGGTCTCTCCGCCCTCGCGCAGATCGTGATGGCCGCGATGATCTCGCCCCGCGAGCGCGGCCGCTACTCCGGCTACCTCGGCGCGACCTTCGCCGTCGCCACCGTCGGCGGCCCGCTGCTCGGCGGTGTCATCACCGACACCAGCTGGCTGGGCTGGCGCTGGTGCTTCTACGTCGGTGTGCCGTTCGCGGTCATCGCGCTGATCGTGCTCCAGAAGACGCTGCACCTGCCCGTCGTGAAGCGGGACGTGAAGGTCGACTGGGCCGGCGCGTTCTTCATCTCGGCCGCCGTCTCGCTGCTGCTGGTCTGGGTCACCTTCGCCGGTGACAAGTACGACTGGCTGTCCTGGCAGACCGCCGTGATGGTCGCGGGTTCCCTCCTGCTCGGCCTGATCTTCGTCTACGTCGAGTCGAGGGCCAAGGAACCGATCATCCCGCTGCGGCTGTTCCGCAACCGGACGATCACGCTGTCCTCGCTCGCCTCGATGTTCGTCGGTGTCGCGATGTTCTCCGGCACCGTCTTCTTCGCCCAGTACTTCCAGCTGGCCCGGGACAAGTCGCCGACCATGTCGGGCGTCATGACCATCCCGATGATCGGCGGTCTGTTCGTCTCGTCCACGGTCTCCGGGCAGTTCATCACCCGCACGGGCAAGTGGAAGGCGTGGCTGGTCAGCGGTGGCGTGCTCATCACGGCGGGCCTCGGCCTGCTGGGCACCATCCGCTACGACACGGACTACTGGAAGACGGCCGTCTTCATGGCCCTGCTGGGTCTCGGCGTCGGCATGATGATGCAGAACCTGGTGCTCTCCACGCAGAACCAGGTCGACCCCGCCGACCTCGGCTCGGCCAGCTCCACGGTCACCTTCTTCCGGTCCCTCGGTGGCGCCATGGGCGTCTCGGCGCTCGGCGCCGTGATGGCCAGCCGCATCACCGACTACGCCCAGGACGGCATCGCCGACCTCGGACCCAAGTACGCCTCGCTGGCCGGTTCGGGCTCCTCGGGCGCGATCCCGGACATGGACAAGCTGCCCGCGCCGCTGCGCACCGTCATGGAGAGCGCGTACGGCCACGGCATCGCGGACGTCTTCATGATCGCCGCCGTGATGGCGCTGCTGGCCCTCCTGGTCACGCTGTTCATCAAGGAGGTCCCGCTGCGCACCAGGGGCGCGCTGGCCCAGACCGCGGGCGACGAGGAGCCCGCCACCGCCGAGATACCGGCCCAGGCGTCCGCGCCGGGCCAGGTCACGGCCACCGCCGCCGACGGCGTCGCGACCGCCGACGGTCTCGGGACGGCGCCCGAGGACACCCGGCGGCTCGCCGCGCTCGCCACGGCGGACCGGCCCGAACAGCAGTTCGCGGACGCCGGGGGAATCCCGGTGCACGGGTTCGTGCGGGGCGCCGAGAGCGCGCCGGTGCCGCAGGCCGCCGTCACCCTGATCTCGCTCGCGGGACGGCAGCTCGGCCGCTCGGTCGCCCAGGCCGACGGGTCCTACACGCTGGACGCGCCGGGCACCGGCTCCTACGTGCTGATCGCCTCAGCCGACGGCTTCCAGCCGCAGGCCTCCACGATCGTCGTGAACGGCGACGCGGTGGCCTACGACATCCTGCTCAGCGGCACCAGCGGGCTGAACGGCCTGGTCAGGGCCGCGCAGACCGGACTGGCCGTCAAGGACGCGATGGTCATCGTCACCGATGTGCGCGGCGACCTGCTGGCCACCGGCACCACCGGGGAGAACGGCGAGTTCGGGTTCGCCGAGCTGGTGCCGGGCGCCGTCACCGTCGCGGTGAACGCCGCCGGGTTCCGGCCGCGGGCGCTGCCCGTCGAGGTGGGCGGCGCCGGGGTCACCCGGATCGAGGTCGACCTCGACGCGGGCGCCCAGCTCCAGGGCGTCGTCCGGGCACCGCACGGGCCGCTGGCCGACGCGCGGGTCACCCTGGTCGACGCGGCGGGCAACGTCGTCGGCACCGCCACCACCGGGATCGACGGGGCGTACGCCTTCGCCGACCTCGACGGCGGCGAGTACACGGTCATCGCCACCGGCTACCCGCCGGCCGCCACCGCGCTGACGGTGACCGGTCCGGGCGTCGACGGCCACGACATCGAACTCGCCCACCCGGGCGAGTAG
- a CDS encoding YceI family protein produces the protein MALTAKIRTRDGWAVSHAVVTVTDMTGTQVVRAEADPEGAVRHPTALAPGAYTVIVTAIGYAPVASSALVTASGRADLGNVTLARQGGTELPPPGPWTVDPAHSSVGAVAQHLGISSVRGRFTDFGARIEIAPDEVEKSRVEAVIRASSIDTGNAMRDDHLRSPDFLDVERFPEITFRSTGIAPAGPDRWTVHGDLTLHGVVRAVDLDLAYLGTGADPWGGTRAAFRATTELRRDDFAMNYNQVVQAGIAAIGTTLRVELDVQAVQGESLPEG, from the coding sequence ATGGCACTGACCGCGAAGATCCGTACCAGGGACGGATGGGCCGTGTCGCACGCGGTCGTCACGGTGACCGACATGACCGGCACCCAGGTGGTGCGCGCCGAGGCCGACCCCGAAGGCGCCGTACGGCACCCGACCGCGCTCGCGCCGGGCGCCTACACCGTGATCGTCACGGCGATCGGGTACGCGCCCGTCGCCTCCAGCGCGCTCGTCACCGCGAGCGGACGCGCCGACCTGGGCAACGTGACGCTGGCCAGGCAGGGCGGCACCGAACTCCCGCCGCCCGGCCCGTGGACCGTCGACCCCGCGCACTCCTCGGTCGGCGCGGTCGCCCAGCACCTGGGGATCTCCAGCGTGCGCGGCCGGTTCACCGACTTCGGCGCGCGGATCGAGATCGCCCCCGACGAGGTCGAGAAGTCCCGCGTCGAGGCCGTCATCCGGGCCTCCTCCATCGACACCGGCAACGCCATGCGCGACGACCATCTGCGCTCCCCCGACTTCCTGGACGTCGAACGGTTCCCGGAGATCACGTTCCGCTCCACGGGCATCGCCCCGGCGGGCCCCGACCGCTGGACCGTCCACGGCGACCTGACCCTGCACGGCGTGGTCCGCGCGGTCGACCTCGACCTCGCCTACCTCGGCACCGGCGCCGACCCGTGGGGCGGCACCCGCGCCGCGTTCCGCGCCACGACGGAACTGCGCCGCGACGACTTCGCCATGAACTACAACCAGGTCGTCCAGGCGGGCATCGCGGCGATCGGCACGACCCTCCGCGTGGAACTGGACGTCCAGGCGGTCCAGGGGGAGTCACTGCCGGAGGGGTGA
- a CDS encoding PPOX class F420-dependent oxidoreductase, producing the protein MAPNIATNTRVSLDELLDFVRPRHRALLLTRRGDGGPQASPLTCGVDDSGRIVMSTYPERAKTRNAKRDPQVSLVVLSDEWNGPWVQIDGTAEVIDAPDSVEPLVEYYRNIAGEHPDWDEYRAAMAKQGKSIIRITPRKWGPVATGGFPARLATPEA; encoded by the coding sequence ATGGCACCGAACATCGCTACCAACACCCGCGTCTCCCTCGACGAGTTGCTGGACTTCGTGCGGCCCAGGCATCGGGCGCTGCTGCTGACCCGGCGTGGTGACGGGGGGCCGCAGGCCTCGCCGCTCACCTGCGGGGTCGACGACTCCGGGCGGATCGTCATGTCCACGTACCCCGAGCGGGCCAAGACGCGCAACGCCAAGCGTGACCCGCAGGTCAGCCTTGTCGTGCTGAGCGACGAGTGGAACGGGCCGTGGGTGCAGATCGACGGGACCGCCGAGGTCATCGACGCCCCCGACTCCGTCGAGCCGCTCGTCGAGTACTACCGCAACATCGCGGGTGAGCACCCGGACTGGGACGAGTACCGGGCGGCCATGGCGAAGCAGGGCAAGTCGATCATCCGGATCACGCCCCGGAAGTGGGGCCCGGTGGCCACCGGCGGGTTCCCGGCGCGGCTGGCGACTCCGGAGGCGTGA
- a CDS encoding TetR/AcrR family transcriptional regulator — protein MTNAAGRSSVWLEGKARRGGRGGQPSGLDRERITAATVRLLDAEGLARFSMRRLAAELNVTAMSVYWYVDTKDDLLELALDAVYGELLLPDPAEPREWRDRLRALAGQYRALLVRHPWLSPLVGTYLNIGPNALAFARVVQRTLRGTGLPASRLTGAISAVLQFVYGFGTIEGHFGARVAAAGMTHDEYFRHSVSAASQDPGAAAMIEESADIMEARGGDTPQEMWERDFTFGLDLLVAGIEAMLTREE, from the coding sequence ATGACGAATGCGGCCGGTCGGTCCAGCGTGTGGCTGGAGGGCAAGGCCCGGCGGGGCGGACGCGGCGGGCAGCCGTCGGGGCTCGACCGGGAGCGGATCACCGCGGCCACCGTCCGGCTGCTGGACGCGGAGGGGCTCGCCCGGTTCTCGATGCGCAGGCTCGCCGCCGAACTGAACGTCACCGCGATGTCCGTCTACTGGTACGTCGACACCAAGGACGACCTCCTTGAACTCGCCCTGGACGCCGTCTACGGCGAGCTGCTGCTGCCCGACCCGGCCGAGCCACGGGAGTGGCGCGACCGGCTCCGCGCGCTGGCGGGCCAGTACCGGGCCCTGCTGGTCCGGCACCCCTGGCTGTCGCCGCTGGTCGGCACGTACCTCAACATCGGCCCGAACGCGCTGGCCTTCGCCCGGGTCGTGCAGCGGACCCTGCGCGGGACCGGCCTCCCGGCGTCCAGGCTGACCGGCGCGATCTCCGCCGTCCTCCAGTTCGTGTACGGGTTCGGCACCATCGAGGGCCACTTCGGGGCGCGTGTCGCGGCCGCCGGCATGACCCACGACGAGTACTTCCGGCACTCGGTGAGCGCCGCGAGCCAGGACCCGGGCGCCGCCGCGATGATCGAGGAGTCCGCCGACATCATGGAAGCGCGCGGCGGCGACACCCCGCAGGAGATGTGGGAACGCGACTTCACCTTCGGCCTCGACCTCCTGGTGGCGGGCATCGAGGCGATGCTGACCCGCGAGGAGTGA
- a CDS encoding MFS transporter, which yields MTTTPQGHPQRWLILGVICLAQLTVLLDNTVLNVAIPSLTTELNATTSDIQWMINAYSLVQSGLLLTAGSAADRYGRKKMLIAGLALFGVGSLTAGLASTTAQLIAARAGMGIGGALLMTTTLAVAMQIFTPGEQPKAIGIWAAVNSLGFATGPLIGGFMLNHFWWGAIFLINLPVAALGLVAVVALVPESKNPQGDRPDLLGALLSTVGMSALVFAIISGPAHGWTSGRVLTSAAVAVVVLALFGYWESRIPYPMLDLHFFRNRRFTGAVAGAVLIAFGMGGSLFLLTQHLQFVLGYGPLEAGLRTAPLALTIVALNFTGVAAKWMTRLGTPLAIAIGMVLMSGGLVVIALLASGGYPGTLLGLLLIGAGGAVASPAMAHAIMSAIPPAKAGVGAGINGTLAEFGNGLGVAVLGAVLNSRFLAVSLPVALAAAGSAAERRRVTDSFSAGLETSLLVGACAVLLGGLLAAVLLRRAERAESDVVTA from the coding sequence ATGACGACGACCCCCCAGGGCCACCCGCAGCGCTGGCTCATCCTCGGTGTCATCTGTCTCGCGCAGCTGACCGTGCTGCTGGACAACACCGTCCTGAACGTGGCGATCCCCTCCCTGACCACGGAGTTAAACGCCACCACCTCCGACATCCAGTGGATGATCAACGCGTACTCGCTCGTCCAGTCGGGGCTGCTGCTCACCGCGGGCAGCGCGGCCGACCGCTACGGCCGCAAGAAGATGCTGATCGCCGGCCTCGCCCTGTTCGGCGTCGGCTCCCTCACCGCCGGACTCGCCTCCACCACCGCCCAGTTGATCGCCGCGCGGGCCGGCATGGGCATCGGCGGCGCGCTGCTGATGACGACCACGCTCGCCGTGGCGATGCAGATCTTCACCCCGGGGGAGCAGCCGAAGGCGATCGGCATCTGGGCCGCCGTCAACTCGCTCGGCTTCGCGACCGGGCCGCTGATCGGCGGCTTCATGCTGAACCACTTCTGGTGGGGCGCGATCTTCCTGATCAACCTGCCGGTCGCCGCGCTCGGCCTGGTCGCGGTCGTCGCCCTGGTCCCCGAGTCGAAGAACCCGCAGGGCGACCGCCCCGACCTGCTGGGTGCGCTGCTCTCCACGGTCGGCATGAGCGCCCTGGTCTTCGCGATCATCTCGGGCCCTGCGCACGGCTGGACCTCCGGCAGGGTGCTGACCAGCGCGGCCGTCGCCGTCGTCGTCCTCGCGCTGTTCGGGTACTGGGAGAGCCGCATCCCGTACCCGATGCTCGACCTGCACTTCTTCCGCAACCGCCGGTTCACGGGGGCGGTCGCGGGCGCGGTGCTGATCGCGTTCGGCATGGGCGGCTCGCTGTTCCTGCTCACCCAGCACCTGCAATTCGTGCTCGGCTACGGCCCGTTGGAGGCCGGACTGCGCACCGCGCCGCTCGCGCTGACCATCGTCGCGCTCAACTTCACCGGTGTCGCCGCGAAGTGGATGACCCGGCTCGGCACACCGCTGGCCATCGCGATCGGCATGGTGCTGATGTCGGGCGGTCTGGTCGTCATCGCGCTGCTGGCGTCCGGCGGTTACCCCGGGACGCTGCTCGGGCTGCTGCTCATCGGCGCGGGCGGCGCCGTCGCCAGCCCCGCGATGGCGCACGCCATCATGAGCGCGATACCGCCCGCCAAGGCCGGTGTCGGCGCCGGGATCAACGGCACGCTGGCCGAGTTCGGCAACGGGCTCGGCGTCGCCGTCCTCGGCGCGGTCCTCAACTCCCGTTTCCTGGCGGTGTCGTTGCCGGTGGCGCTGGCCGCGGCCGGCTCCGCGGCCGAACGGCGGCGGGTGACGGACTCCTTCTCGGCGGGGCTCGAGACGAGCCTGCTGGTCGGCGCGTGCGCGGTGCTGCTGGGCGGGCTGCTGGCGGCGGTCCTGCTGCGCAGGGCCGAACGCGCGGAGTCGGACGTGGTGACCGCCTAG
- a CDS encoding ArnT family glycosyltransferase, whose translation MTTQHDETTRPGGAAPADPRDADLRNADPRDADPQGASPPPSAPDVPDVPAPAGGEPRQPLLRRAWRGRPDDPRWARPALLGLLLATALLYLYNLSASGWANSFYSAAVQAGSTSWKAMFFGSLDAANAITVDKPSAFLWPMELAVRVFGLNSWAILAPEVLMGVGTVAVVHASVRRRFGPGAGLLAGAVLALTPVAALMFRFNNPDAMLALLMALACHFVVRALEDGRTRWLVWAGVAIGFAFLAKTLQAFLVLPPLAIVYAVCAPVSVKKRIGQLAAATGALIVAGGWWVAIVELWPASSRPYIGGSQNNSFLELTFGYNGLGRLNGEETGSVGGGGGAGGTGMWGETGWDRMFNSEIGGQISWLLPASLILLAAGLVATRRLGRTSVTRGSFLVWGGSLLMTWIVFSYMAGIFHQYYTVALAPYLAAVVGMGAGILWEKRAQIWASLALAASVVAASAWGYVLLNRTSSYLPWLKWLVLVGGLAGALGLIFASHVRRQLALAAVAVSIVAALGGPTAYTLSTVGSAHTGSIPTAGPSGMGFGGMGGGPGGGRGGTGGGMPGGGPGGGTQNQQNGNGFPGGGNGGFGGGMPGQNGNGNTQGQGQGQGQQGGGAPGGRTGDGGGMDGGGMGGGAGGLLNGATVSSAAKKLLTADSGDYTWVAAAIGAQNAASYQLSTGDPVMAIGGFNGTDPSPTLAQFKKYVAAGKIHYFISSGSGGGMAGGSDSTGTSTQITSWVEKTYQKVTVGSATFYDLTQKASD comes from the coding sequence ATGACCACCCAGCACGACGAGACGACGCGTCCGGGGGGCGCCGCACCCGCCGACCCGCGGGACGCCGACCTGCGGAACGCCGACCCGCGGGACGCCGACCCGCAGGGCGCCTCCCCGCCGCCGTCCGCCCCGGATGTGCCGGACGTGCCGGCCCCCGCGGGCGGCGAGCCGCGGCAGCCGCTCCTCAGGAGAGCGTGGCGCGGCAGGCCGGACGACCCGCGCTGGGCCCGCCCCGCCCTCCTCGGCCTGCTGCTCGCCACCGCCCTGCTCTACCTCTACAACCTGAGCGCCTCAGGCTGGGCCAACTCCTTCTACTCGGCGGCCGTCCAGGCGGGCAGCACGTCCTGGAAGGCGATGTTCTTCGGCTCGCTGGACGCGGCCAACGCGATCACCGTGGACAAGCCGTCGGCGTTCCTGTGGCCGATGGAGCTGGCGGTACGGGTCTTCGGCCTGAACTCCTGGGCGATCCTGGCCCCCGAGGTCCTGATGGGCGTCGGCACGGTCGCCGTCGTCCACGCCTCGGTGCGCCGCCGGTTCGGCCCCGGTGCCGGGCTGCTCGCGGGCGCGGTGCTCGCGCTCACCCCGGTCGCGGCGCTGATGTTCCGGTTCAACAACCCGGACGCGATGCTGGCCCTGCTGATGGCGCTCGCCTGCCACTTCGTGGTGCGCGCGCTGGAGGACGGCCGGACCAGGTGGCTGGTGTGGGCCGGGGTCGCGATCGGCTTCGCGTTCCTCGCCAAGACCCTCCAGGCGTTCCTGGTCCTGCCGCCGCTCGCGATCGTCTACGCGGTCTGCGCGCCGGTGTCGGTGAAGAAGCGGATCGGCCAACTGGCGGCGGCGACCGGCGCGTTGATCGTGGCGGGCGGCTGGTGGGTGGCGATCGTCGAACTGTGGCCCGCCTCCTCGCGCCCCTACATCGGCGGCTCCCAGAACAACTCCTTCCTGGAACTCACCTTCGGCTACAACGGACTTGGCCGGCTCAACGGCGAGGAGACCGGCAGCGTCGGCGGCGGGGGCGGCGCGGGCGGCACCGGGATGTGGGGCGAGACCGGCTGGGACCGGATGTTCAACTCCGAGATCGGCGGCCAGATCTCGTGGCTGCTGCCCGCCTCCCTGATCCTGCTCGCGGCGGGCCTGGTCGCCACCCGCAGGCTCGGGCGGACGTCCGTGACCCGCGGCTCGTTCCTGGTGTGGGGCGGCTCGCTGCTGATGACGTGGATCGTCTTCAGCTACATGGCGGGCATCTTCCACCAGTACTACACGGTGGCGCTGGCCCCCTACCTCGCGGCCGTGGTCGGCATGGGCGCGGGCATCCTCTGGGAGAAGCGCGCTCAGATCTGGGCGTCCCTCGCTCTCGCGGCCTCCGTGGTGGCGGCCTCGGCGTGGGGCTATGTGCTGCTCAACCGGACCTCCAGCTACCTGCCTTGGCTGAAGTGGCTGGTCCTGGTCGGCGGTCTGGCCGGCGCGCTCGGTCTGATCTTCGCGAGCCACGTCAGGCGCCAACTCGCCCTGGCCGCGGTCGCGGTGAGCATCGTCGCCGCGCTCGGCGGCCCGACCGCGTACACCCTCAGCACGGTCGGCTCCGCGCACACCGGATCGATCCCGACGGCGGGCCCGTCCGGCATGGGCTTCGGAGGCATGGGCGGCGGCCCCGGCGGTGGCCGAGGCGGCACGGGCGGGGGCATGCCGGGCGGCGGCCCCGGTGGCGGCACCCAGAACCAGCAGAACGGCAACGGCTTCCCGGGCGGGGGCAACGGCGGCTTCGGCGGCGGGATGCCGGGCCAGAACGGCAACGGCAACACCCAGGGACAAGGCCAGGGCCAGGGCCAGCAGGGTGGTGGCGCTCCCGGCGGCCGGACCGGCGACGGCGGCGGCATGGACGGCGGCGGCATGGGCGGCGGCGCGGGCGGGCTGCTCAACGGCGCGACCGTCAGCTCCGCCGCGAAGAAGCTGCTCACCGCCGACTCCGGCGACTACACCTGGGTCGCGGCGGCCATCGGCGCCCAGAACGCGGCGAGTTACCAGCTCTCCACCGGCGACCCGGTGATGGCGATCGGCGGCTTCAACGGCACCGACCCGTCCCCGACGCTGGCCCAGTTCAAGAAGTACGTGGCCGCGGGGAAGATCCACTACTTCATCTCCAGCGGCTCGGGCGGCGGAATGGCGGGCGGGAGCGACAGCACCGGCACGTCCACGCAGATCACCTCGTGGGTCGAGAAGACCTACCAGAAGGTGACGGTCGGTTCGGCCACCTTCTACGACCTCACCCAGAAGGCGAGCGACTGA
- a CDS encoding bifunctional glycosyltransferase family 2/GtrA family protein, with product MRTDSSSGTLPAREHLPAGDAGTPVLDVVIPVYNEEKDLEPCVLRLHDHLRRTFPYAFRITVADNASTDATPAVAARLGAEIAEVSHFRLEQKGRGRALRAVWSASEAPILAYMDVDLSTDLNALLPLVAPLISGHSDLAIGSRLARSSRVVRGPKREFISRAYNLILRGSLQARFSDAQCGFKAIRRDVAQVLLPLVEDTGWFFDTEMLVLAERAGLRIHEVPVDWVDDPDSTVHIVRTATEDLKGVWRVGKALASGSLSLDRLARPFGDDPRDRDIKDVPKGLARQLVGFCVVGGLSTLFYLLLYSAFRQFSGSQIANALALLVSAVANTAANRRLTFGVRGRGGAVRHQAQGLVVFGIGLALTSGSLAALNAASSEPAHSTELAVLIAANLAATVLRFLLFRAWVFPDRRDGAVDGPAATDGPTGRPTGHPVGRSTVVASHTPAPGTPLGTSPAPPHPTGAVPEYAAHPGHPEQPPLPRRQAAPAQGLRPARPYDSTEPGDKR from the coding sequence ATGCGAACCGACTCTTCTTCCGGCACCCTGCCGGCGCGGGAGCACCTCCCGGCCGGCGACGCCGGTACGCCTGTCCTGGACGTAGTGATCCCCGTCTACAACGAGGAGAAGGACCTCGAACCGTGTGTGCTGAGACTCCACGACCACCTCAGGCGCACCTTCCCCTACGCCTTCCGCATCACGGTCGCGGACAACGCGTCGACGGACGCCACCCCGGCGGTGGCGGCACGGCTCGGGGCGGAGATCGCCGAGGTCTCGCACTTCCGGCTGGAACAGAAGGGCCGGGGACGCGCCCTGCGGGCGGTGTGGTCCGCCTCGGAGGCGCCGATCCTCGCCTACATGGACGTGGACCTGTCGACCGACCTGAACGCGCTGCTGCCGCTGGTCGCGCCGCTCATCTCGGGCCACTCCGACCTGGCGATCGGCTCCCGGCTCGCCCGCTCCTCGCGCGTGGTGCGTGGGCCGAAGCGGGAGTTCATCAGCCGGGCCTACAACCTCATCCTGCGCGGTTCGCTCCAGGCCCGGTTCTCGGACGCGCAGTGCGGCTTCAAGGCGATCAGGCGCGATGTCGCCCAGGTGCTGCTGCCGCTGGTCGAGGACACCGGCTGGTTCTTCGACACCGAGATGCTGGTCCTCGCCGAGCGGGCCGGGCTGCGCATCCACGAGGTGCCGGTGGACTGGGTCGACGACCCGGACTCGACGGTGCACATCGTGAGGACGGCGACCGAGGACCTCAAGGGCGTGTGGCGGGTGGGGAAGGCGCTGGCGTCGGGCTCGCTCTCGCTCGACCGGCTCGCCCGGCCGTTCGGTGACGACCCGCGCGACCGCGACATCAAGGACGTCCCCAAGGGTCTGGCCCGCCAACTGGTCGGGTTCTGCGTGGTCGGCGGTCTCTCGACCCTCTTCTACCTGCTGCTCTACAGCGCCTTCCGGCAGTTCTCCGGTTCGCAGATCGCCAACGCGCTGGCCCTGCTGGTCTCCGCGGTCGCCAACACCGCGGCCAACCGGCGCCTCACCTTCGGGGTACGGGGCCGCGGCGGCGCCGTCCGCCACCAGGCGCAGGGCCTGGTCGTCTTCGGCATCGGGCTCGCCCTGACCAGCGGCTCGCTCGCCGCCCTGAACGCGGCGAGCAGCGAACCCGCGCACTCCACCGAGCTGGCGGTCCTGATCGCCGCCAACCTCGCCGCGACCGTGCTGCGCTTCCTCCTCTTCCGCGCCTGGGTCTTCCCCGACCGCAGGGACGGCGCCGTCGACGGGCCCGCGGCCACCGACGGTCCGACCGGCCGTCCCACCGGCCACCCCGTCGGCCGCTCGACGGTTGTCGCCTCCCACACCCCTGCCCCCGGCACCCCCCTCGGCACCTCCCCCGCCCCGCCGCATCCGACCGGCGCCGTGCCCGAGTACGCCGCGCACCCCGGACACCCGGAGCAGCCCCCGCTGCCGCGTCGCCAGGCCGCCCCGGCGCAGGGGCTCCGGCCGGCGCGCCCCTACGACTCCACCGAACCGGGGGACAAGCGATGA